The following proteins are co-located in the Sandaracinaceae bacterium genome:
- the clpB gene encoding ATP-dependent chaperone ClpB, producing the protein MRLDRLTSKTREGLVAAEQKAAAAGNAELQPEHFLFTLLTQPEGVAAAIVQKTGADPKALAGQLEQRLAAMPKVKGGAEPTISRRLRALLTDAWSETERMKDEYTSAEHVLLALAKGKDELKKLLPDEAAIASAMQQVRGSQRITDPEPEGKYQALEKYTRDLTADARDGKIDPVIGRDEEIRRVMQVLSRRTKNNPVLIGEPGVGKTAIVEGIAQRIASGDVPESLKDKKLLSLDLGAMVAGSKFRGEFEDRLKAVLKEIEDAAGAVILFIDELHTLVGAGAAEGSMDASNMLKPALARGELRCIGATTLDEYRKHIEKDAALARRFQPAFVGQPTVQDTIAILRGLKERYEVHHGIRIQDSAIVAASTLSDRYITDRFLPDKAIDLVDEAASKLKMEIESLPVEIDRIERKVTQLEIEKQALKREPDPASAKRLAEVDVELADLNEQNAQMRAGWLREKELIEVIRAKKKQVEDLKLDLERAQRTADYEAASRLQYGEIPAAEKAVEDAQKSIDALQGEGGSFLKEEVTDEDIAAVVSKWTGVPVRKMLESERAKLLRMEDALEKRVVGQHDAVVAVSNAVRRSRAGLGDEARPIGSFLFLGPTGVGKTELARALAEFLFDDERAMIRLDMSEYMEKHAVSRLIGAPPGYVGYEEGGQLTEPVRRRPYSVVLFDEVEKAHPDVWNTLLQVLDDGRLTDGQGRTVDFKNTVIILTSNVGSHHIMQIDDEEQMRASVMEDLRQHFRPEFLNRLDESVVFHRLGREHLRGIVDIQMRRFIKRLELREITLEMTDEAKDFLAEIGYDPSFGARPLKRAIQRHLENQVAEAILAGRFEAGDTLRVDRALAGELTVRKVTGDGAGAEARA; encoded by the coding sequence ATGCGACTCGACCGACTCACCAGCAAGACCCGTGAGGGCCTCGTCGCCGCCGAACAGAAGGCGGCCGCGGCCGGCAACGCGGAGCTCCAGCCGGAGCATTTCCTCTTCACGCTGCTGACCCAGCCCGAGGGCGTGGCGGCGGCGATCGTGCAGAAGACGGGCGCCGATCCGAAGGCGCTCGCCGGCCAGCTCGAGCAACGCCTCGCCGCGATGCCGAAGGTGAAGGGCGGCGCGGAGCCGACCATCAGCCGCCGCCTGCGCGCGCTCCTGACCGACGCGTGGAGCGAGACCGAGCGCATGAAGGACGAGTACACCTCGGCCGAGCACGTGCTCCTCGCGCTCGCGAAGGGCAAGGACGAGCTGAAGAAGCTCCTGCCCGACGAGGCGGCGATCGCGTCCGCGATGCAGCAGGTCCGGGGCTCGCAGCGCATCACCGACCCCGAGCCCGAGGGCAAGTACCAGGCGCTCGAGAAGTACACGCGCGACCTGACCGCCGACGCCCGCGACGGCAAGATCGACCCCGTCATCGGCCGCGACGAGGAGATCCGGCGCGTGATGCAGGTGCTCAGCCGCCGCACCAAGAACAACCCCGTGCTGATCGGCGAGCCCGGCGTGGGCAAGACCGCGATCGTCGAGGGCATCGCCCAGCGCATCGCGAGCGGGGACGTGCCCGAGTCGCTCAAGGACAAGAAGCTGCTCAGCCTCGACCTCGGCGCGATGGTCGCGGGCAGCAAGTTCCGCGGTGAGTTCGAGGACCGGCTCAAGGCGGTGCTCAAGGAGATCGAGGACGCGGCCGGCGCGGTGATCCTCTTCATCGACGAGCTGCACACCCTGGTCGGCGCGGGCGCGGCCGAGGGCTCGATGGACGCGTCGAACATGCTCAAGCCGGCGCTGGCCCGCGGCGAGCTGCGCTGCATCGGCGCGACCACGCTCGACGAGTACCGCAAGCACATCGAGAAGGACGCGGCCCTCGCGCGGCGCTTCCAGCCGGCCTTCGTGGGGCAGCCCACCGTGCAGGACACCATCGCGATCCTGCGCGGGCTCAAGGAGCGCTACGAGGTGCACCACGGCATCCGCATCCAGGACAGCGCGATCGTCGCCGCCTCGACGCTGAGCGACCGCTACATCACCGACCGCTTCCTCCCCGACAAGGCGATCGACCTCGTCGACGAGGCGGCGAGCAAGCTGAAGATGGAGATCGAGTCGCTCCCGGTCGAGATCGACCGGATCGAGCGCAAGGTCACCCAGCTCGAGATCGAGAAGCAGGCGCTGAAGCGCGAGCCCGATCCCGCGAGCGCCAAGCGGCTCGCGGAGGTCGACGTGGAGCTGGCGGATCTCAACGAGCAGAACGCGCAGATGCGCGCCGGCTGGCTGCGCGAGAAGGAGCTCATCGAGGTCATCCGCGCGAAGAAGAAGCAGGTCGAGGACCTGAAGCTCGACCTCGAGCGCGCGCAGCGCACCGCCGACTACGAGGCCGCGAGCCGGCTGCAGTACGGCGAGATCCCGGCCGCGGAGAAGGCGGTCGAGGACGCGCAGAAGAGCATCGACGCGCTCCAGGGCGAGGGCGGCTCCTTCCTCAAGGAGGAGGTCACCGACGAGGACATCGCGGCGGTGGTGAGCAAGTGGACGGGCGTCCCGGTCCGCAAGATGCTCGAGTCCGAGCGGGCCAAGCTGCTCCGCATGGAGGACGCGCTCGAGAAGCGCGTGGTCGGCCAGCACGACGCGGTGGTCGCGGTGAGCAACGCCGTGCGCCGCAGCCGCGCCGGGCTCGGCGACGAGGCCCGCCCCATCGGCAGCTTCCTCTTCCTCGGCCCGACCGGCGTGGGCAAGACCGAGCTCGCGCGGGCCCTCGCGGAGTTCTTGTTCGACGACGAGCGCGCGATGATCCGGCTCGACATGAGCGAGTACATGGAGAAGCACGCCGTGTCTCGCCTCATCGGCGCCCCGCCCGGCTACGTCGGCTACGAGGAGGGCGGCCAGCTCACCGAGCCCGTCCGGCGCCGGCCCTACAGCGTCGTCCTCTTCGACGAGGTCGAGAAGGCGCACCCCGACGTCTGGAACACGCTGCTGCAGGTCCTCGACGACGGCCGGCTCACCGACGGCCAGGGCCGCACGGTCGACTTCAAGAACACCGTCATCATCCTCACGAGCAACGTCGGCAGCCATCACATCATGCAGATCGACGACGAGGAGCAGATGCGCGCCTCGGTGATGGAGGATCTCCGGCAGCACTTCCGCCCCGAGTTCCTCAACCGCCTCGACGAGAGCGTGGTCTTCCACCGCCTCGGTCGCGAGCACCTGCGCGGCATCGTCGACATCCAGATGCGCCGCTTCATCAAGCGCCTGGAGCTGCGGGAGATCACCCTCGAGATGACGGACGAGGCCAAGGACTTCCTCGCGGAGATCGGCTACGACCCGAGCTTCGGCGCCCGCCCGCTCAAGCGCGCCATCCAGCGCCACCTCGAGAACCAGGTCGCCGAGGCCATCCTCGCGGGACGCTTCGAGGCGGGGGACACCCTCCGCGTCGACCGCGCCCTCGCGGGCGAGCTGACGGTCCGGAAGGTCACCGGAGACGGCGCCGGGGCCGAAGCCCGCGCCTGA
- a CDS encoding tetratricopeptide repeat protein produces the protein MDRTRRQRPASAARLSARERERVAWSETIACPRLAETALDEARELERRGEVTAAIEAYRRAARSADVAGHALHRGGQLQRQLGEIQPAIETFKQALHASTTDSLRSVVLFVELGDCYGLLGDFDEAAYFYRRALTLQRGSVLERARDDVLRRLRAALLADSSPRATG, from the coding sequence GTGGACCGGACCCGTCGTCAGCGGCCAGCGAGCGCCGCCCGCCTGAGCGCGAGGGAGCGCGAGCGCGTCGCCTGGTCCGAGACCATCGCTTGTCCGCGCCTGGCCGAGACCGCCCTCGACGAGGCGCGCGAGCTCGAGCGCCGCGGCGAAGTGACGGCGGCCATCGAGGCCTACCGCCGCGCGGCCCGCAGCGCGGACGTGGCCGGCCACGCGCTCCACCGCGGCGGCCAGCTCCAGCGGCAGCTCGGCGAGATCCAGCCCGCGATCGAGACCTTCAAGCAGGCCCTGCACGCGTCGACCACGGACTCCCTTCGCAGCGTCGTGCTCTTCGTGGAGCTCGGGGACTGCTACGGCCTGCTCGGCGACTTCGACGAGGCCGCCTACTTCTACCGCCGCGCCCTCACCCTCCAGCGTGGCTCCGTCCTCGAGCGCGCTCGCGACGACGTCCTGCGCCGCCTCCGCGCCGCGCTGCTCGCCGACTCCTCCCCTCGCGCGACGGGGTAG
- the rpsU gene encoding 30S ribosomal protein S21 → MKPVEVVVGEKGVERAIKHLKRKMASEGILRELKRRRHYMKPSVRKRKKESEAARRRRKREKQLLTGG, encoded by the coding sequence GTGAAGCCCGTCGAGGTCGTCGTCGGTGAGAAGGGCGTCGAGCGCGCCATCAAGCACCTCAAGCGCAAGATGGCGTCCGAGGGCATCCTTCGCGAGCTCAAGCGTCGCCGGCACTACATGAAGCCGTCGGTGCGCAAGCGTAAGAAGGAGTCCGAGGCGGCGCGCCGTCGTCGGAAGCGCGAGAAGCAGCTCCTCACCGGCGGCTGA
- a CDS encoding AraC family transcriptional regulator, with protein MSGRSLPFFLRALEHSGVSLEELARAADLSVAELSVSHAIEYDTGMRLWRAAESVSGDPYVGLHLGAGIRLDQVGPLGPVMGHARDLRCGLEALAAVFSLVVDGSTLSLEGRSLRYRSPRVDGPALRHGVDAILAAIVAMARECTGRPLSLEAVAFEVEPPPRAGPYERFFGVRPRWRQPVSSLVFDERSLALPMRSADPRFSQLVVENAGALLSGPAAPPWVRDVEGALAGCLRDGLHPTIESVAERLGTSRRSLQRRLRRADTSFREVRARALREIATRWLREGSLGVDEIAERLGYASRAAFERAFRRWTGETPAAVRKRQ; from the coding sequence GTGAGCGGACGAAGCCTGCCCTTCTTCCTCCGCGCCCTCGAGCACTCGGGGGTCTCCCTCGAGGAGCTCGCACGGGCGGCCGACCTGTCCGTCGCCGAGCTGAGCGTCTCGCACGCTATCGAGTACGACACAGGGATGCGCCTCTGGCGCGCCGCGGAGTCCGTCAGCGGCGACCCGTACGTGGGGCTTCACCTCGGCGCCGGGATCCGTCTCGATCAGGTCGGTCCCCTGGGACCGGTGATGGGACACGCGCGCGATCTTCGATGTGGACTCGAGGCGCTCGCGGCGGTGTTCTCGTTGGTCGTCGATGGCTCCACGCTGTCGCTCGAGGGCCGGTCGCTGCGCTATCGGAGCCCACGGGTCGATGGACCGGCCCTCCGGCACGGCGTCGACGCCATCCTCGCCGCCATCGTCGCGATGGCCCGCGAGTGCACCGGGCGCCCGCTCAGCCTCGAGGCGGTCGCGTTCGAGGTGGAGCCGCCTCCGCGGGCGGGACCGTACGAGCGGTTCTTCGGCGTCAGGCCGCGCTGGCGCCAGCCGGTCTCCTCCTTGGTGTTCGACGAGCGGTCCCTCGCGCTCCCGATGCGGAGCGCCGACCCCCGGTTCTCGCAGCTGGTGGTGGAGAACGCCGGGGCGCTGCTGTCCGGACCCGCGGCCCCGCCCTGGGTGCGCGACGTGGAGGGTGCGCTCGCCGGATGCCTCCGCGATGGGCTCCACCCCACCATCGAGAGCGTCGCCGAGCGCCTCGGGACGAGCCGCCGCAGCCTCCAGCGGCGCTTGCGCCGGGCCGACACATCGTTCCGCGAGGTGCGGGCGCGAGCGCTCCGAGAGATCGCCACGCGCTGGCTTCGGGAGGGCTCGCTGGGCGTCGACGAGATCGCCGAGCGGCTCGGCTACGCGAGCCGCGCCGCGTTCGAGCGGGCGTTCCGGCGGTGGACCGGAGAGACCCCCGCCGCGGTGCGGAAGCGCCAGTAG
- a CDS encoding sugar phosphate nucleotidyltransferase: protein MKKVLAIILAGGEGSRLGILTAKRTKPAVPFAGKYRIIDFALSNCVNSGLFDVMIVAQYRPHSLIEHIGGGGPWDLNRERWGGVRIYTPYRSRELADWFVGTADAVQQNFLFIKDRRPDLVLVLSGDHIYRMNYRHFIDAHVESGAAVTLATIPVTPEEAPRFGIVGTDDGGWATSFVEKPKEPPPGMGSMGVYVFNYDVLDRVLIEDHHREGSAHDFGKDILPKMIGEGEKVFTWPYHGYWRDVGTLDSYWDAHMDLLAQPPAYDLNDVGWLIHTRSENRAPARLGKATIVDSLVCDGCVIDVDAVVERSVLGPGVRVRKGAVIRDSIVQNDSWIGDGAVVERAIIDKGVHLGHGVRVGQGGDSPLAVVGKGATLPDGFVVHPGGEVAHDVVPEDLETNEVPSGLCVHTKRRPWQIPGR from the coding sequence ATGAAGAAAGTTCTGGCGATCATCCTGGCCGGCGGCGAAGGCTCCCGCCTCGGCATCCTCACGGCGAAGCGCACCAAGCCGGCGGTCCCCTTCGCGGGCAAGTACCGCATCATCGACTTCGCGCTGTCGAACTGCGTCAACTCCGGGCTCTTCGACGTGATGATCGTGGCCCAGTACCGGCCGCACTCGCTCATCGAGCACATCGGCGGCGGCGGGCCCTGGGACCTGAACCGCGAGCGCTGGGGCGGCGTCCGCATCTACACGCCCTACCGGTCGCGCGAGCTGGCCGACTGGTTCGTCGGTACGGCGGACGCGGTGCAACAGAACTTCCTGTTCATCAAGGATCGCCGCCCCGACCTCGTGCTCGTCCTGAGCGGCGACCACATCTACCGCATGAACTACCGCCACTTCATCGACGCCCACGTCGAGTCGGGCGCCGCGGTCACCCTGGCCACCATCCCGGTCACGCCCGAGGAGGCGCCGCGCTTCGGCATCGTCGGCACCGACGACGGCGGCTGGGCGACGAGCTTCGTCGAGAAGCCCAAGGAGCCGCCGCCCGGGATGGGCTCGATGGGCGTCTACGTCTTCAACTACGACGTGCTCGACCGGGTGCTCATCGAGGACCACCACCGCGAGGGCTCGGCCCACGACTTCGGCAAGGACATCCTCCCGAAGATGATCGGCGAGGGGGAGAAGGTCTTCACCTGGCCCTACCACGGCTACTGGCGCGACGTCGGCACGCTCGACTCCTACTGGGACGCCCACATGGATCTGCTGGCCCAGCCGCCCGCGTACGACCTCAACGACGTCGGCTGGCTGATCCACACCCGCAGCGAGAACCGCGCGCCGGCCCGCCTCGGCAAGGCGACCATCGTCGACAGCCTGGTCTGTGACGGGTGCGTGATCGACGTCGACGCGGTGGTGGAGCGGAGCGTGCTCGGCCCCGGCGTGCGCGTGCGCAAGGGCGCGGTGATCCGCGACTCGATCGTGCAGAACGACAGCTGGATCGGCGACGGCGCGGTCGTGGAGCGGGCCATCATCGACAAGGGCGTGCACCTCGGCCACGGCGTGCGCGTGGGCCAGGGCGGAGACTCGCCCCTCGCCGTCGTGGGTAAGGGCGCCACCCTCCCGGACGGCTTCGTGGTCCACCCCGGCGGCGAGGTCGCGCACGACGTCGTGCCCGAGGACCTCGAGACGAACGAGGTCCCCTCGGGCCTCTGCGTGCACACCAAGCGCCGCCCCTGGCAGATCCCGGGTCGCTGA
- a CDS encoding glycogen/starch synthase, with translation MRVLFVATEVAPWVKVGGLGDVVGSLPSALRSEGVDARVCVPAHAGILRVAPNPRRVASYAIGHANGPVHATVWETELEGVPAYLIAGPPIPEEGVVYTGRMDEEGERFVFFSLAALELCRHLEWVPDVLHCHDWHSAVVPHALAQQRTGDAALEPIASLLSVHNLPYSGQGADAALRAYGISGTDDPRVSYGHRAIPLVLGLASADALSTVSEGYAREILGPEHGCGFEHLLRERRADLTGIRNGLDVVSWDPMGDAALAAPYGPDAMDGRARCRAALHAELALPDDDAPLVAVVSRLVAQKGLDLIAPALRQLRELPWKAVVLGTGDPWIERALETLAAEMPDRVRVKIGFDETLARRIYAGADCVAMPSRYEPCGMTQLIAMRYGCVPVARETGGLADTVGDVDLTEDATGVLFADATPSSLAFALRRAFSVSRTPRWAGLIDHGMRTDWSWQASARVYVRLYERLARSRARKKA, from the coding sequence ATGCGCGTGCTGTTCGTCGCGACCGAGGTGGCGCCGTGGGTGAAGGTGGGCGGCCTCGGGGATGTGGTCGGCTCGCTCCCGAGCGCGCTCCGGAGCGAGGGCGTCGACGCGCGCGTCTGCGTCCCGGCCCACGCGGGCATCCTCCGGGTCGCGCCCAACCCGCGCCGCGTCGCGTCTTACGCCATTGGCCACGCGAACGGCCCGGTCCACGCGACGGTCTGGGAGACGGAGCTCGAGGGGGTCCCGGCCTATCTGATCGCGGGCCCGCCCATCCCCGAGGAGGGCGTGGTCTACACGGGCCGCATGGACGAGGAGGGGGAGCGCTTCGTCTTCTTCTCGCTCGCCGCGCTCGAGCTCTGTCGGCACCTCGAGTGGGTGCCAGACGTCTTGCATTGCCATGACTGGCACAGCGCCGTCGTGCCGCACGCGCTCGCGCAGCAGCGGACGGGCGACGCCGCGCTCGAGCCGATCGCCAGCCTGCTCAGCGTGCACAACCTGCCCTACAGCGGGCAGGGTGCGGACGCGGCGCTCCGCGCCTACGGCATCTCGGGCACCGACGACCCGCGCGTCTCCTACGGGCACCGCGCCATCCCGCTCGTGCTCGGACTGGCCTCGGCCGACGCGCTCTCGACCGTGTCCGAGGGGTACGCGCGCGAGATCCTCGGCCCCGAGCACGGCTGCGGGTTCGAGCACCTGTTGCGAGAGCGGCGCGCGGACCTCACCGGGATCCGAAACGGTCTCGACGTGGTGAGCTGGGACCCGATGGGCGACGCGGCGCTGGCCGCGCCCTACGGCCCGGACGCGATGGACGGACGCGCGCGCTGTCGCGCCGCCCTGCACGCGGAGCTCGCGCTCCCCGATGACGACGCGCCCCTCGTGGCCGTGGTCAGCCGGCTGGTCGCGCAGAAGGGCCTGGATCTGATCGCCCCCGCGCTCCGGCAGCTGCGAGAGCTCCCCTGGAAGGCGGTCGTGCTCGGCACGGGCGACCCCTGGATCGAGCGCGCGCTCGAGACCCTCGCGGCGGAGATGCCCGACCGGGTGCGGGTGAAGATCGGCTTCGACGAGACCCTCGCGCGGCGCATCTACGCGGGCGCGGACTGCGTGGCCATGCCGAGCCGCTACGAGCCGTGCGGCATGACCCAGCTGATCGCCATGCGCTACGGCTGTGTCCCGGTCGCGCGGGAGACGGGCGGGCTGGCGGACACCGTCGGCGACGTCGACCTCACCGAGGACGCGACCGGGGTGCTCTTCGCCGACGCCACGCCCTCGAGCTTGGCCTTCGCGCTGCGGCGCGCGTTCAGCGTCTCTCGCACCCCACGCTGGGCCGGCCTGATCGATCACGGCATGCGGACCGACTGGTCCTGGCAAGCCTCGGCCCGTGTATACGTTCGGCTCTACGAACGCCTGGCGCGAAGCCGGGCTCGGAAGAAGGCATGA
- a CDS encoding DUF899 family protein, which produces MGETAFPNESEDYRAARRALLESEMKLRALTEEVAAQRRALPLGGAVPEDYAFTRRAGGDVEKTKLSELFAAHDTLFLYGFMYGPKMERPCPLCTSMIDGLNAQAKHIQQRVDVAVVARSPIGRILRFAGERGWKDLRFVSSEGTKFPEHYLTERGDSQMPMAHVFVKRDGVVHHQWSSELLYADSIDGGDSRHVDALWPLWNVLDLTPDGRGDFYPALSYD; this is translated from the coding sequence ATGGGCGAGACTGCGTTCCCGAACGAGAGCGAGGACTATCGCGCGGCGCGCCGAGCGCTCCTCGAGTCCGAGATGAAGCTGCGCGCGCTGACGGAGGAGGTCGCGGCGCAGCGACGCGCGCTCCCCCTCGGAGGCGCGGTGCCCGAGGACTACGCGTTCACGAGACGCGCGGGGGGTGACGTCGAGAAGACGAAGCTCTCGGAGCTCTTCGCCGCCCACGACACGCTCTTCCTCTACGGCTTCATGTACGGGCCGAAGATGGAGCGGCCGTGCCCGCTCTGCACCTCGATGATCGACGGGCTCAACGCGCAGGCGAAGCACATCCAGCAGCGCGTGGACGTGGCCGTCGTCGCGCGCTCGCCCATCGGGCGCATCCTCCGGTTCGCCGGGGAGCGCGGCTGGAAGGACCTGCGCTTCGTCTCCTCGGAGGGCACGAAGTTCCCCGAGCACTATCTGACCGAGCGCGGCGACTCCCAGATGCCGATGGCTCACGTCTTCGTGAAGCGAGACGGCGTCGTGCATCACCAGTGGAGCAGCGAGCTGCTCTACGCCGACTCGATCGACGGCGGCGACTCCCGGCACGTCGACGCGCTCTGGCCGCTCTGGAACGTGCTCGACTTGACCCCCGACGGGCGCGGCGACTTCTACCCCGCCCTCTCTTACGACTGA
- a CDS encoding lysophospholipid acyltransferase family protein, translating to MKAIKRLIGRSWLRAFGWREEGERPNATTFVLIAAPHTTNWDLPFTLALSYVYDVPIRWAGKHSLFKPPFGPFMRLLGGVPIVRHERQNRVEQLAALFQQHEDLVLTVPAEGTRSRTEHWKSGFYHIAFTAKVPIVCGYLDYARKRGGFGLTFVPTGDIKADMDRIRAFYEGKQGKFPEKFGPVRLRDEG from the coding sequence TTGAAAGCGATCAAGCGACTCATCGGCCGCAGCTGGCTGCGTGCGTTCGGCTGGCGGGAAGAGGGCGAGCGGCCAAACGCGACGACGTTCGTGTTGATCGCCGCGCCGCACACGACCAACTGGGATCTGCCCTTCACCCTCGCGCTCTCCTACGTCTACGACGTGCCCATCCGCTGGGCGGGCAAGCACAGCCTGTTCAAGCCGCCCTTCGGCCCCTTCATGCGGCTGCTCGGCGGCGTGCCCATCGTGCGGCACGAGCGCCAGAACCGCGTCGAGCAGCTCGCCGCCCTCTTCCAGCAGCACGAGGACCTGGTGCTGACCGTGCCGGCCGAGGGCACCCGCAGCCGCACCGAGCACTGGAAGAGCGGCTTCTATCACATCGCCTTCACGGCCAAGGTGCCCATCGTCTGCGGCTACCTCGACTACGCGCGCAAACGCGGCGGCTTCGGCCTGACCTTCGTGCCGACCGGCGACATCAAGGCCGACATGGACCGCATCCGCGCGTTCTACGAGGGCAAGCAGGGCAAGTTCCCCGAGAAGTTCGGCCCGGTGCGCCTTCGCGACGAAGGTTGA
- a CDS encoding NUDIX domain-containing protein — protein MTKQAYDPRSHPQPSVTVDVILFTIVERTLRVLLVRRDLPPFEGSWALPGGFVRVDESLDAAARRELAEEAGVEVRWLEQLYTFGEVERDPARRVITVAYFALLDARSLSPQAGTDATEVGWFDVAELPELAFDHGRIVAYALERLRYKTEYAPVAFQLLPDDFTLSELQAVYEVILDKPLDKRNFRRKILALDIVEPTGEERREGRGRPAALYRFAQGSFRDLGGGVVLAF, from the coding sequence ATGACCAAGCAGGCCTACGACCCGCGCTCGCACCCGCAGCCGTCCGTCACCGTCGACGTGATCCTCTTCACGATCGTCGAGCGGACGCTCCGGGTCCTGCTCGTGCGGCGGGACCTGCCTCCCTTCGAGGGGAGCTGGGCGTTGCCGGGCGGCTTCGTGCGCGTGGACGAGAGCCTGGACGCGGCCGCGCGGCGCGAGCTGGCCGAGGAGGCCGGCGTCGAGGTGCGCTGGCTCGAGCAGCTCTACACCTTCGGTGAGGTGGAGCGAGATCCCGCGCGGCGCGTGATCACCGTCGCCTACTTCGCCCTCCTCGACGCGCGCTCGCTCTCGCCCCAGGCCGGCACCGACGCCACCGAGGTCGGCTGGTTCGACGTCGCCGAGCTGCCGGAGCTCGCGTTCGATCACGGGCGCATCGTGGCCTACGCGCTCGAGCGCCTCCGCTACAAGACCGAGTACGCGCCGGTCGCCTTCCAGCTGCTCCCGGACGACTTCACCCTGAGCGAGCTGCAGGCGGTCTACGAGGTCATCCTCGACAAGCCCCTCGACAAGCGGAACTTCCGCCGGAAGATCCTCGCGCTGGACATCGTCGAGCCGACCGGCGAGGAGCGCCGTGAAGGCCGCGGGCGGCCGGCCGCGCTCTACCGCTTCGCGCAGGGCTCTTTCCGCGATCTCGGCGGCGGGGTCGTGCTCGCCTTCTGA
- a CDS encoding nicotinate phosphoribosyltransferase: protein MEPTQSLEKHSLEHLLPESADLALATDLYQLTMMAAYRAHHPDVTATFELFVRRLPAFRGFLVAAGLEQGLAYLRDLRFTGAQIDWLRALPVFANVDAGFFEQLRAFRFTGDVDAMPEGTIAFPNEPLVRIRAPLWQAQLVETYLLATINAQTLIASKAARVRLAAGDAQVIDFGPRRAHGFGAAMLATRASWIAGLDGTSNVLAGQKLGVPVRGTAAHAFIMSFDREEDAFAAYHGMYPAHCVLLIDTYDTLRGCRRATAVGEDLKGVRLDSGDLAALARGCRGILDEAGLMATKIVASGDLNEDKIADMRSNGVPIDSYGVGTELVTSKDAPSLSGVYKLVAREEGGVTTPVMKLAEGKVTWPGAKQVFRHMDGQTLSHDVIERADADAPGAPLLVPMMRDGALVADEASRSLAAARARCAEGLASLPEGLRRLHDFDAPPTRVGPRLRALADSIRGQREASPASTAREA, encoded by the coding sequence ATGGAGCCCACCCAATCCCTGGAGAAGCACTCCCTGGAGCACCTGTTGCCCGAGAGCGCGGACCTCGCGCTGGCGACGGACCTCTACCAGCTGACGATGATGGCCGCGTACCGGGCGCACCACCCGGACGTGACCGCGACCTTCGAGCTCTTCGTGCGACGGCTGCCCGCGTTTCGCGGCTTCCTCGTCGCCGCGGGGCTCGAGCAAGGGCTCGCCTACCTCCGGGACCTCCGCTTCACGGGCGCGCAGATCGACTGGCTGCGGGCGCTCCCGGTGTTCGCGAACGTGGACGCGGGCTTCTTCGAGCAGCTGCGCGCCTTCCGGTTCACCGGGGACGTCGACGCGATGCCCGAGGGCACCATCGCGTTCCCGAACGAGCCGCTCGTCCGGATCCGCGCCCCGCTCTGGCAGGCGCAGCTGGTCGAGACCTACCTGCTCGCGACGATCAACGCGCAGACCCTTATCGCCTCCAAGGCGGCGCGGGTCCGGCTCGCGGCGGGCGACGCGCAGGTGATCGACTTCGGCCCGCGCCGCGCCCACGGCTTCGGCGCCGCGATGCTCGCCACCCGCGCGAGCTGGATCGCGGGGCTCGACGGGACCTCGAACGTGCTCGCGGGCCAGAAGCTCGGCGTGCCCGTGCGGGGCACCGCGGCCCACGCGTTCATCATGAGCTTCGACCGGGAAGAGGACGCGTTCGCGGCGTACCACGGGATGTACCCGGCGCACTGCGTCTTGCTGATCGACACCTACGACACCCTGCGAGGCTGCCGCCGCGCGACCGCGGTGGGCGAAGACCTGAAGGGGGTGCGTCTCGACTCGGGAGACCTCGCGGCGCTGGCCCGTGGCTGCCGCGGGATCCTCGACGAGGCCGGGCTGATGGCGACCAAGATCGTCGCGTCGGGCGACCTCAACGAGGACAAGATCGCCGACATGCGCTCCAACGGCGTGCCCATCGACAGCTACGGGGTGGGCACCGAGCTGGTGACCTCGAAGGACGCGCCCTCGCTCTCCGGGGTCTACAAGCTCGTCGCGCGCGAGGAGGGCGGGGTGACCACCCCGGTGATGAAGCTGGCCGAGGGCAAGGTCACCTGGCCGGGCGCCAAGCAGGTCTTCCGGCACATGGACGGCCAGACCCTGTCGCACGACGTGATCGAGCGCGCCGACGCCGACGCCCCTGGCGCGCCGCTGCTCGTGCCGATGATGCGTGACGGCGCGCTCGTCGCGGATGAGGCGTCGCGCTCGCTCGCGGCGGCCCGCGCCCGCTGCGCGGAGGGACTGGCCTCGCTCCCCGAGGGCCTGCGCCGTCTGCACGACTTCGACGCGCCCCCCACCCGCGTGGGGCCCCGGCTGCGCGCGCTCGCCGACTCCATCCGCGGCCAGCGCGAGGCCTCCCCCGCGTCTACGGCGCGCGAGGCATGA